A genomic window from Streptomyces mirabilis includes:
- a CDS encoding LCP family protein gives MGLRCSRIPTFTPAEVSPLPTPPRSPARPQPRPQSRPQPPRSRRPPVRSTVRPPVRRKKPRWAMRVVTTISVVVLASAGIGHAVVTSLGENIARVDPFKDMKNRPAGGHGMNVLLVGTDGRDKITEEERRKYRLGGAPCHCTDTMMIVHIAANRERASVVSLPRDSYAEVPAHTDQTTGAEHGPHPIKLNAAYAEGGPQLTVRTVENMTHVKIDHYLEVDFTSFMRTVDVLGGVSICTAQPLKDSYTGLDLSAGTHTLSGGQALQYVRSRHVDGASDIGRMQRQQRFLAALIERATSSGVLLNPMKFRDVTRAVLGSVRADQGFGTDELLDLGRAMRNFSPSSSEFTTVPIGQMAYMVKGIGSTLKWDDNKAAALFQSLRDDKPLAPPHKAAHAKTVRVEVAPQQIQVQVENGTPTDGLGKRMDGALAATGFRTTGRPVNAQDRGARHSVIVYDPRWDRSAKSLAAALPGSELREVKGRGPLLKVIAGADFKEVTRVRVQDPYQAETRVVTGDQVVCT, from the coding sequence ATGGGCCTACGGTGCTCACGGATCCCCACGTTCACCCCCGCGGAGGTGTCCCCCTTGCCCACGCCGCCCCGCTCCCCCGCACGCCCGCAGCCCCGTCCCCAGAGCCGCCCGCAGCCGCCCCGCTCCCGGCGGCCTCCGGTGCGGTCCACCGTACGGCCCCCCGTACGGAGGAAGAAGCCGCGCTGGGCCATGCGGGTGGTCACCACGATCTCGGTGGTGGTCCTCGCCTCGGCGGGCATCGGGCACGCGGTGGTCACCAGCCTGGGCGAGAACATCGCCCGGGTCGACCCCTTCAAGGACATGAAGAACCGCCCCGCAGGGGGCCACGGCATGAACGTGCTGCTGGTCGGCACCGACGGCCGCGACAAGATCACGGAGGAGGAGCGGCGGAAGTACCGTCTGGGCGGTGCCCCCTGCCACTGCACCGACACGATGATGATCGTGCACATCGCCGCCAACCGGGAGCGGGCCAGCGTCGTGAGCCTGCCGCGCGACTCGTACGCCGAGGTGCCCGCGCACACCGACCAGACCACCGGCGCCGAGCACGGCCCCCACCCGATCAAGCTCAACGCGGCGTACGCGGAGGGGGGCCCGCAGCTGACCGTGCGCACCGTCGAGAACATGACCCATGTGAAGATCGACCACTACTTGGAGGTCGATTTCACCAGCTTCATGCGGACGGTGGACGTGCTCGGCGGCGTGAGCATCTGCACCGCACAGCCCCTCAAGGACTCGTACACCGGACTCGACCTGAGCGCCGGCACGCACACGCTCAGCGGCGGGCAGGCACTCCAGTACGTACGGTCCCGGCATGTCGACGGCGCCTCCGACATCGGCCGGATGCAGCGCCAGCAGCGGTTCCTGGCGGCGCTGATCGAGCGGGCCACGTCGTCGGGGGTGCTGCTGAACCCGATGAAGTTCCGTGATGTCACCCGGGCCGTGCTCGGTTCGGTCCGCGCGGACCAGGGGTTCGGCACGGACGAGCTGCTGGACCTCGGCCGGGCGATGCGGAACTTCTCCCCTTCCTCCTCCGAGTTCACGACCGTGCCGATCGGACAGATGGCCTACATGGTCAAGGGCATCGGTTCCACACTGAAGTGGGACGACAACAAGGCCGCCGCGCTCTTCCAGTCTCTGCGTGACGACAAGCCGCTCGCTCCCCCGCACAAGGCCGCGCACGCCAAGACCGTGCGCGTCGAGGTGGCGCCGCAGCAGATCCAGGTCCAGGTGGAGAACGGGACGCCCACGGACGGCCTCGGCAAACGCATGGACGGCGCCCTGGCCGCCACCGGGTTCCGCACGACGGGCCGGCCCGTCAACGCCCAGGACCGCGGCGCCCGGCACAGCGTCATCGTCTACGACCCGCGCTGGGACCGCTCCGCGAAGTCCCTCGCCGCCGCGCTCCCGGGCAGCGAGCTGCGCGAGGTCAAAGGGCGGGGGCCGCTGCTGAAGGTGATCGCCGGGGCGGACTTCAAGGAGGTCACACGGGTCCGGGTGCAGGATCCCTACCAGGCCGAGACCCGGGTGGTGACGGGGGATCAGGTGGTGTGCACGTAG
- a CDS encoding LCP family protein, with translation MNDWPDGWSDSNRSDRYGRGSAGAQPEGARVMRQVQRGPGTPGPRPSAPPYGGVPQQPTYDDGQGYDNGYDSGYNTGQVYGSPGGPGDPQGPGGQGGRGPRPAPNWRRRIKWIAITLVTLLVVVSVGTYFWADSKLHRDVDLSQVIDRPDAGKGTNYLIVGSDSRAGMSAEEKKKLHTGSAEGKRTDSMMILHVGSNGDTLVSLPRDSNVTIPTYKGSASGKTFPGTGRQVKLNAAYAEDGPTLLVRTIEYNTGLHIDHYVEIGFAGFANIVDAVGGVEMTLDQGFKDKYSGADFKAGKQTLNGEQALAFVRTRHAFAASDLQRTKNQQKFLSALAHQVATPGTVLNPFKLYPTMGSGLDSLTVDKDMSLWDLGSMFWAMKGVTGGSGKSMNMPISGSTGGNLVWDKAKVKTLVDELKNDQTVTVSSN, from the coding sequence ATGAACGATTGGCCCGACGGGTGGTCCGACAGCAACCGCAGCGACCGTTACGGACGCGGCAGCGCAGGCGCTCAGCCTGAGGGCGCCCGCGTCATGCGGCAGGTTCAGCGTGGCCCGGGAACGCCCGGTCCGCGCCCGTCCGCACCGCCGTACGGCGGGGTGCCCCAGCAGCCGACGTACGACGACGGCCAGGGGTACGACAACGGGTACGACTCCGGTTACAACACCGGGCAGGTCTACGGTTCGCCGGGCGGCCCCGGTGATCCGCAGGGTCCCGGCGGTCAGGGCGGCCGTGGCCCGCGCCCGGCGCCGAACTGGCGCCGGCGGATCAAGTGGATAGCGATCACGCTGGTCACGCTGTTGGTCGTGGTCTCCGTGGGCACCTACTTCTGGGCCGACTCCAAGCTCCACCGTGACGTGGATCTCTCGCAGGTCATCGACCGGCCCGACGCGGGCAAGGGCACGAACTACCTGATCGTCGGCTCCGACAGCCGCGCCGGCATGTCGGCCGAGGAGAAGAAGAAGCTGCACACCGGGTCCGCCGAGGGCAAGCGCACGGACTCGATGATGATCCTGCACGTCGGGAGCAACGGCGACACTCTGGTCTCCCTCCCCCGCGACTCGAACGTGACGATCCCGACGTACAAGGGATCCGCGTCCGGCAAGACCTTCCCCGGCACGGGTCGCCAGGTGAAGCTCAACGCGGCGTACGCGGAGGACGGGCCGACGCTGCTGGTCCGCACCATCGAGTACAACACCGGCCTGCACATCGACCACTACGTGGAGATCGGTTTCGCCGGGTTCGCGAACATCGTCGACGCGGTCGGCGGTGTGGAGATGACCCTCGACCAGGGCTTCAAGGACAAGTACTCCGGCGCCGACTTCAAGGCGGGCAAGCAGACCCTCAACGGTGAGCAGGCCCTCGCCTTCGTCCGTACCCGCCACGCCTTCGCGGCCTCGGACCTCCAGCGCACCAAGAACCAGCAGAAGTTCCTGTCCGCCCTGGCCCACCAGGTCGCGACCCCCGGAACCGTCCTGAACCCCTTCAAGCTGTACCCGACCATGGGCTCCGGCCTCGACAGCCTCACCGTCGACAAGGACATGAGCCTGTGGGACCTCGGCAGCATGTTCTGGGCGATGAAGGGCGTCACCGGCGGCAGCGGCAAGTCCATGAACATGCCGATCTCCGGCTCCACGGGCGGGAACCTCGTCTGGGACAAGGCCAAGGTCAAGACGCTCGTGGACGAGCTGAAGAACGACCAGACGGTGACGGTGTCGAGCAACTGA
- a CDS encoding acyl-CoA thioesterase, with product MTDLAPNPESDIPGKPTFASRTTLSHIMTHNDTNLLGTVHGGVIMKLVDDAAGAVAGRHSGGPAVTASMDEMVFLEPVRVGDLVHVKAQVNWTGRTSMEVGVRVLAERWNESTPPQQVGSAYLVFAAVDADGKPRRVPPVLPETERDERRYQEAQIRRTHRLARRRAIMELREKRAAEGLD from the coding sequence ATGACAGACCTGGCACCCAACCCGGAATCCGATATTCCGGGCAAGCCCACCTTCGCGTCCCGGACCACCCTCAGCCACATCATGACCCACAACGACACCAACCTTCTGGGCACGGTGCACGGCGGAGTGATCATGAAGCTCGTGGACGACGCGGCGGGTGCGGTGGCCGGGCGGCACTCCGGCGGGCCCGCCGTCACCGCCTCCATGGACGAGATGGTCTTCCTGGAGCCGGTCCGCGTCGGTGATCTCGTCCATGTGAAGGCCCAGGTGAACTGGACGGGGCGGACGTCCATGGAGGTCGGCGTGCGCGTGCTGGCCGAGCGCTGGAACGAGTCGACGCCGCCCCAGCAGGTCGGTTCGGCCTATCTCGTCTTCGCCGCGGTCGACGCCGACGGCAAACCGCGGCGCGTGCCGCCCGTGCTCCCGGAGACCGAGCGCGACGAGCGGCGCTACCAGGAGGCCCAGATCCGGCGCACCCACCGGCTGGCACGCCGTCGGGCGATCATGGAACTGCGGGAGAAGCGGGCGGCGGAGGGGCTGGACTAG
- a CDS encoding HAD-IA family hydrolase yields MTLSPATPSASGGRPFDAVLCDVDNVIRVYEPAHLYALERAAGLTEGTTMKVAFAPETVLPLVLGRITPDEWAGSILRGLTGLVADGTAVELSTALIRSPFHADETVVALLRRARTHMPLVLVTNTSVQLEEDLEALGLTDLADHVVSSARVGIAKPDRRIYDIAVARAGVPAERCLFVDDTLENVEAAAALGMRTVHYRTPEDLGNALNALNGL; encoded by the coding sequence ATGACCCTCTCCCCCGCCACCCCGTCCGCTTCCGGCGGACGCCCCTTCGACGCGGTGCTCTGTGACGTCGACAACGTGATCCGCGTCTACGAACCGGCCCACCTGTACGCGCTGGAGCGCGCCGCCGGGCTGACCGAGGGCACCACCATGAAGGTGGCCTTCGCACCGGAGACGGTGCTTCCGCTGGTGCTGGGCCGGATCACACCGGACGAGTGGGCGGGGTCGATCCTGCGGGGCCTGACCGGACTGGTGGCCGACGGGACGGCGGTGGAGCTGAGCACCGCGCTCATACGCTCGCCGTTCCACGCCGACGAGACGGTGGTGGCGCTGCTGCGCCGGGCCCGTACCCACATGCCCCTGGTCCTCGTCACCAACACCTCGGTCCAGCTCGAGGAGGACCTGGAGGCCCTGGGCCTGACGGACCTCGCCGACCACGTGGTCAGCAGCGCGCGGGTGGGCATCGCCAAGCCCGACCGGCGCATCTACGACATCGCCGTCGCGCGGGCCGGCGTCCCTGCCGAGCGCTGCCTGTTCGTGGACGACACCCTGGAGAACGTGGAGGCGGCGGCCGCACTCGGTATGCGGACCGTCCACTACCGCACGCCGGAGGATCTAGGGAACGCCCTGAACGCCCTGAACGGCCTGTGA